In one Bradyrhizobium sp. 4 genomic region, the following are encoded:
- a CDS encoding ROK family protein yields the protein MVDQIEPSRRVSNTARESNRGRLVDVLRRQGPLPRVALARSTGLSFPAVSGLTSRLIAEELLCETETAATPWSEDGEEEDADGPNGRRRGRPAVLLTLNPEFGRIVAISVRMNLIETLIADFRGSGVAQSRLALSTRALDAGALRDLVIAQINALLDATETPRHRLLGIGIALQGIVNVDTGTTLWSPALSITEVDLATPIRQAFGVEVVMANDAVAVALALTAAEPALAEGLSATIMVGHGIGMGVVADGEARWGAGSEIGHVKLAPDGPQCRCGQRGCIEAYLADYALYRDARTFLDLPPADSQQPSEGQMALLRERALGGDPRLEHLFLQAGRALAEAVAATISVLRPHHVILAGPGLMAFDMMRHAYEERLEQAVLPWLLRSTAIHLRPSESAVIVEGMVRRTLRVVDQNHMEATE from the coding sequence ATGGTTGACCAAATTGAGCCGTCCAGACGCGTGTCGAACACGGCCCGCGAATCCAACCGCGGCCGGCTCGTCGACGTCTTGCGACGCCAGGGGCCGCTGCCACGCGTGGCGCTCGCCCGGAGTACAGGCCTGAGCTTCCCGGCTGTTTCCGGCCTGACGTCGCGGCTGATCGCGGAAGAGCTGCTGTGCGAGACCGAGACGGCGGCAACGCCGTGGTCCGAGGACGGCGAGGAAGAGGATGCGGACGGACCGAATGGCCGTCGCCGCGGCCGGCCGGCCGTGCTGCTGACCCTGAACCCGGAGTTCGGGCGCATCGTCGCGATCTCCGTGCGCATGAACCTGATCGAGACGCTGATCGCGGATTTCCGGGGCTCCGGCGTGGCGCAGTCGCGACTTGCACTGTCGACGCGCGCGCTCGATGCAGGCGCGCTGCGCGATCTCGTGATCGCGCAGATCAATGCGCTGCTCGATGCGACGGAGACGCCGCGCCATCGGCTGTTGGGAATCGGGATCGCGCTGCAAGGCATCGTGAACGTCGACACCGGCACGACGCTGTGGAGTCCCGCGCTGTCGATCACCGAAGTCGATCTGGCGACGCCGATACGTCAGGCGTTCGGGGTCGAGGTCGTGATGGCGAACGACGCTGTCGCGGTCGCGCTCGCCCTCACGGCCGCCGAACCGGCATTGGCGGAAGGCCTCTCGGCCACGATCATGGTCGGTCACGGCATCGGGATGGGCGTCGTTGCCGATGGTGAAGCACGCTGGGGCGCCGGCAGCGAGATCGGCCATGTCAAGCTGGCGCCGGACGGCCCGCAATGCCGTTGCGGCCAGCGCGGCTGTATCGAGGCTTATCTTGCTGATTATGCGCTCTACCGCGACGCCCGCACCTTTCTCGATCTGCCGCCGGCGGACTCGCAGCAGCCGTCCGAGGGACAGATGGCCTTGCTACGCGAGCGCGCACTGGGCGGAGATCCACGTCTCGAGCACCTGTTCCTGCAGGCGGGTCGCGCGCTCGCCGAGGCCGTCGCAGCAACGATATCCGTGCTGCGACCGCACCACGTCATCCTGGCGGGTCCAGGCTTGATGGCCTTCGACATGATGCGCCACGCCTATGAGGAGCGGCTCGAGCAGGCGGTGTTGCCATGGCTGCTCAGGTCCACGGCGATCCATCTGCGTCCAAGCGAGTCGGCGGTCATTGTCGAGGGCATGGTGCGACGGACGCTGCGGGTCGTGGACCAAAACCACATGGAAGCGACCGAGTAG
- a CDS encoding NYN domain-containing protein: protein MSHSPTDKIALFIDGANLYATAKTLGFDIDYKRLLKEFQSRGTLLRAFYYTAIIEDQEYSSIRPLIDWLDYNGYTVVTKATKEFIDASGRRKVKGNMDIELAVDAMELAGHIDQMVLFSGDGDFRSLVEAVQRRGVRVTVVSTIASQPPMIADELRRQADVFTDLVELQSKLGRDPSERPAPRDRLPKFLQEPKGNDSLD, encoded by the coding sequence ATGTCCCACTCACCTACCGACAAGATCGCGCTCTTCATCGATGGAGCCAATCTTTACGCGACGGCAAAAACTCTGGGCTTCGATATCGACTACAAGCGCCTGCTGAAGGAGTTTCAGAGCCGCGGGACGCTGCTTAGGGCGTTCTACTACACCGCGATCATCGAGGATCAGGAGTACTCGTCGATCCGGCCGCTGATCGACTGGCTCGACTACAACGGCTACACCGTCGTCACCAAGGCGACTAAGGAATTCATCGACGCGTCCGGCCGCCGCAAGGTCAAGGGCAACATGGACATCGAGCTCGCCGTGGACGCCATGGAGCTCGCCGGGCACATCGACCAGATGGTGCTGTTCTCCGGTGACGGCGACTTCCGCTCCCTGGTGGAGGCCGTGCAGCGCCGCGGTGTGCGGGTCACGGTGGTCTCTACCATCGCCAGCCAGCCGCCGATGATCGCCGACGAGCTGCGCCGCCAGGCCGATGTCTTCACCGACCTCGTCGAGCTGCAATCCAAGCTCGGCCGTGACCCATCCGAACGCCCCGCCCCGCGCGACCGGTTGCCTAAATTCTTGCAGGAGCCGAAGGGAAACGATTCCCTCGACTAA